A window of Notolabrus celidotus isolate fNotCel1 chromosome 11, fNotCel1.pri, whole genome shotgun sequence contains these coding sequences:
- the LOC117821685 gene encoding nuclear factor 7, brain-like, protein MAEKTSLLESYLNCHVCSETFTDPVSLICNHSFCSSCLQKFWEQTQNKNCPVCKIKSLSEDPEVNLTLKDLADSFAGRQTQGSPETEKEGQKREEVVCDEHPGVPYWFCKDEERAVCPVCEFSLHQSHTVVPVEEAVSEMKEKLKSDLKSLRDERDEHKRVEEKYKEVIQHSKKQLSTTETQIRAEFNKLHQFLKEEEESRLTALREEEEQKRKTISREMKRIQEQVSSLSDSISAAEEDLQKHNLAFLRRDKPTQTRVQGSESDPQLVPGVLIDVAKHLGNLSFRVWEKMKERVHFSPVILDPNTAHGWLHLSDDLRSVRRGDTYQQLPDNPERNTNYATVLGSEGFSSGEHSWEVEVGDHPDWVVGVSKESADRKGERFASPENGLWCLLHRSGKYTNGLGETVTVKKSLQRIRVQLDYDRGKVSFYDPEDMTHICTLRDTFTERVFPCFDIGGSGDAKTCELKMSQSETSLVFRESGAV, encoded by the coding sequence ATGGCTGAGAAAACATCACTTCTTGAAAGTTACCTGAACTGCCACGTGTGTTCAGAGACTTTCACAGAtcctgtgtctctgatctgcaACCACAGCTTCTGTTCAAGCTGCCTGCAGAAATTCTGGGAACAAACCCAGAACAAGAACTGTCCCGTCTGTAAAATCAAGTCCTTATCTGAGGACCCAGAAGTGAACCTGACACTCAAGGACCTGGCTGACTCGTTTGCTGGGAGGCAGACTCAGGGATCACCTGAGACAGAAAAGGAgggacagaagagagaggaggtcgTGTGTGATGAACATCCAGGAGTCCCTTATTGGTTCtgtaaagatgaagagagagctgtgtgtcctgtgtgtgagttttctctccatcagagTCACACTGTGGTTCCTGTGGAGGAAGCAGTCAGTGAGATGAAGGAGAAGCTGAAATCTGACTTGAAGTCTCTACGGGACGAGAGGGACGAACACAAACGAGTGGAGGAGAAGTACAAAGAAGTGATTCAACACTCCAAGAAGCAGCTGTCGACCACGGAGACACAGATCAGAGCAGAGTTCAACAAGCTCCACCAGTTcctgaaggaggaagaggagtccagactgacagctctgagggaggaagaggagcagaagaggaagactatcagcagagagatgaagaggatcCAGGAGCAggtctcctctctgtcagacaGTATCAGTGCTGCTGAAGAagacctgcagaaacacaacctGGCCTTCCTCAGACGTGATAAACCCACCCAGACCAGAGTCCAGGGCTCAGAGTCAGACCCACAGCTGGTTCCAGGAGTGCTGATAGATGTGGCCAAACACCTGGGAAACCTGTCCTTCAGAGTCTGGGAGAAGATGAAGGAGAGGGTCCACTTCAGTCCGGTCATTCTGGACCCAAACACTGCACACGGTTGGCTCCATctgtctgatgatctgaggagTGTGAGACGTGGAGACACATATCAGCAGCTTCCTGACAATCCAGAGAGAAACACCAATTACGCCACCGTCCTGGGGTCTGAGGGCTTCAGCTCAGGAGAGCACAGctgggaggtggaggtgggagaCCATCCTGACTGGGTTGTGGGTGTGTCTAAAGAGTCAGCTgacaggaagggagagagaTTTGCTTCACCAGAAAATGGACTCTGGTGTTTATTGCATCGCAGTGGAAAATACACAAATGGTCTTGGTGAGACTGTCACAGTGAAGAAGAGTCTCCAGAGGATCAGAGTCCAGCTGGACTATGACAGGGGGAAGGTGTCCTTCTATGACCCTGAAGACATGACTCACATCTGCACCCTAAGAGACACTTTCACTGAGAGAGTCTTCCCATGTTTTGACATTGGAGGGTCTGGAGATGCTAAAACTTGTGAGCTCAAAATGTCTCAAAGTGAGACTTCTCTGGTGTTCAGGGAGAGCGGAGCGGTCTGA